In one window of Mus pahari chromosome 3, PAHARI_EIJ_v1.1, whole genome shotgun sequence DNA:
- the LOC110319574 gene encoding olfactory receptor 24-like, whose translation MATKNKTEVTEFVLLGLSSRPEMQPVIFGVVLIMYLMAILGNTLLVLVACSDPRLQTPMYFLLSQLSLIDISLTTITVPQMLVHTLSVDRSISYNCCMTQLFFFMAVGSMEGHLLAAMAYDRYVAICDPLRYSAIVSHSLCLRITLTSWVVVSLNSLLYSVLVTRLTFCGNQVTHFFCDITPLLKLSCTRPVVNEMLIFTEGVAVVGSPFFFIWGSYVRIGIAIAHMHSFAALKKALSTCSSHILVVLLLFGSLARMYLKPSSSYDLDQDRQVAIFYTLISPMLNPLIYSLRNQDVKGALWRLFRKLYTSDWLSDKQRMRNKSMRTKG comes from the coding sequence ATGGCCACTAAAAACAAGACAGAAGTGACTGAATTTGTGTTGTTGGGATTGTCCAGTAGGCCAGAGATGCAGCCAGTTATTTTTGGAGTGGTCCTTATCATGTACCTGATGGCAATTTTGGGCAATACCCTACTAGTCCTTGTTGCTTGCTCAGACCCCAGGCTTCAGACCCCCATGTACTTCCTTCTCAGCCAGCTTTCCTTGATTGACATATCACTAACAACCATCACTGTTCCTCAGATGCTGGTGCATACACTCTCTGTGGATCGAAGCATTTCTTATAACTGTTGCATGacacagttatttttctttatggcagTGGGCAGCATGGAAGGCCACTTACTGGCTGCCATGGCATATGACCGCTATGTTGCCATCTGTGACCCTTTAAGATACTCTGCCATTGTCAGCCATAGCCTCTGTCTGCGAATAACATTGACCTCATGGGTGGTGGTGAGCCTTAACAGTCTCCTGTACAGTGTATTGGTCACTCGTTTAACCTTCTGTGGCAACCAGGTCACCCACTTCTTCTGTGACATCACTCCTCTGCTGAAGCTCTCTTGTACTCGACCAGTGGTTAATGAAATGTTAATCTTCACTGAGGGTGTAGCTGTTGTGGGTAGTCCCTTCTTTTTCATTTGGGGTTCTTATGTTCGAATAGGTATTGCCATAGCCCACATGCACTCCTTTGCTGCCCTGAAGAAAGCTCTGTCTACCTGTAGCTCCCACATTCTGGTTGTACTTCTCCTGTTTGGCTCTTTGGCTAGAATGTACCTTAAGCCATCATCCAGCTATGACTTAGACCAGGATCGCCAGGTTGCCATCTTCTACACGCTCATCTCCCCTATGTTAAATCCACTAATATACAGCCTTAGAAACCAAGATGTTAAAGGAGCACTATGGAGGCTTTTTAGGAAACTCTATACTTCAGACTGGCTCTCAGacaaacaaagaatgagaaacaaATCCATGAGAACCAAGGGTTAA